In Pseudomonas sp. FP1742, the DNA window GGCGGCCGCGTCCGGCGCGGTGGGTTCGGTGGTCGGTCAGGTGGCGAAGATCAAAGGCCTGCGGGTGGTGGGTGTGGCCGGAGGCGCGCAAAAGTGCCGTTATGTAGTGGAAGAGCTGGGCTTTGATGCCTGCATCGACCACAAGCGCCCGGACTTCGCCGACGAGTTGGCGCTGGCCTGTTTCAAAGGTGTCGATATCTACTTCGAAAACGTCGGCGGCAAGGTGTTCGATGCGGTGCTGCCGCTGCTCAACCCCAAGGCACGGATTCCTCTTTGCGGCCTGATCGCTTCCTACAACGCCCATGAAACGCCGAGTGGGCCGGATCGCTTGCCACAGTTGCAGCGCACGCTGCTGACCAGGCGCGTACGGATTCAGGGTTTCATTGTGTTCGACGACTACGGCGATCGTCAGCCAGAATTCACCAGCGCCATGGCGCCTTGGGTGCGTGACGGCAAGGTGAAGTTTCGCGAAGACGTGGTCGACGGCCTGGAGAACGCGCCCGAGGCATTTATTGGTCTGCTGGAGGGACGCAACTTCGGCAAACTGGTGGTGCGGGTTGAGTAATTGACGCTGCGATTTGACGCTAAACAGAGGCGCGGGTATAAACCGCGTCTCGTTGTTATGTCGGACTTTTCTCCATGAGCTTCAGCCCTTTGATTCGCCAACTGATCGATGCCCTGCGAATTTTGCCGGGTGTGGGTCAGAAAACTGCCCAGCGCATGGCGTTGCAACTGCTTGAGCGTGATCGCAGCGGCGGCTCGCGACTGGCCCAGGCGCTGAGCCAGGCCATGGAAGGGGTGGGTCACTGCCGCTTGTGCCGCACGCTGACCGAAGACGATCTGTGCCCGCAATGCGCCGATCCACGCCGTGACGACACCTTGCTATGCGTGGTGGAAGGTCCGATGGACGTGTACGCGGTGGAGCAGACTGGTTTCCGCGGTCGCTACTTCGTGCTCAAGGGACACTTGTCGCCTCTGGACGGTTTGGGGCCGGAGGCCATCGGCATTCCACAACTGATGGCACGGATCGAAGAGGCGGGCACGTTTACCGAAGTCATCCTTGCCACCAACCCGACGGTGGAAGGCGAGGCCACGGCGCATTACATCGCCCAGTTGCTCAGCAACAAAGGCCTGATCGCCTCGCGCATCGCCCACGGCGTGCCGTTGGGTGGCGAGTTGGAACTGGTGGATGGCGGGACATTGGCGCATTCGTTTGCAGGGCGTAAGCCGATTTCGCTGTAACGGTGCTGTCTAGGCTGACGCCTTCGCGAGCAAGCCCGCTCCCACATTGAATGTGCGGGTAGCATAAAACCCTGTGGGAGCGGGCTTACCCGCGATGGCGGCCTTCCAGACGCTGCCTTACTTATCGCTCAACGCAAACTGCGTCAGACAGAAAGTAGGAATACCCACGTCTTCCAGCCGCTGCGAACCACCCAGCTCCGGCAAGTCAATGATCGCCGCCGCTTCATGCACCCGCGCGCCCATGCGCCGAACCAGGTTGGCCGCTGCAATCAGCGTGCCGCCGGTGGCGATCAAGTCATCGAACAGCACCACCGAATCACCCTCGCACAGGCTGTCGGCATGGACTTCGAGGAAGGCTTCGCCGTACTCGGTCGCGTAACCTTCGGCCAGCACGTCGGCGGGCAATTTGCCCTGCTTGCGGAACAGCACCAATGGCTTGTTCAGCTGATACGCCACTATCGAACCGATCAGGAATCCGCGCGCATCCATGGCGCCAATGTGGGTGAAGTCGGCCTCGACATAACGATGGGCGAAACTGTCCATTACCAGGCGCAGGGCCTTGGGCGACTGGAACAATGGGGTGATGTCGCGAAAGATCACGCCCGGCTTGGGGAAGTCGATCACGGGGCGGATCAGGGATTTGATGTCGAAGGAGTCGATGACCATCGTCGAAGTGTCCTGGCGGGCTGCAAACGTCGCAGTATAACGGCGGCTGAACCGTTTCGCTCAGCCGCCGTTGCCAGGGTCAACCGTCGAGCGAACCGCCGGCCAGGGCGCAGAGTTGGATCGGGTCGAGGATGTGGATTTCCTTGCCTTCGGCAGCGATCAGTTCGTTTTGCTGGAAGCGGGTGAACACCCGGGACACGGTTTCCACCGCCAGGCCCAGGTAATTGCCGATTTCGTTGCGCGACATGCTCAGCCGGAACTGGTTGGCCGAGAAGCCCCGGGCGCGGAAACGGGCCGAGAGGTTGACCAGGAAGGTGGCGATGCGCTCGTCGGCGGTCTTCTTCGACAGCAGCAACATCATTTGCTGATCGTCACGAATTTCGCGGCTCATCACCCGCATCAGCTGACGACGCAGCTGCGGCAGTTGCAGGGCCAGTTCATCGAGGCGTTCGAAAGGGATTTCACATACCGAGGTGGTTTCCAGGGCTTGCGCCGAGACCGGGTGCTTTTCGGTGTCCATGCCCGACAGACCGACCAGTTCACTCGGCAGATGGAAGCCGGTGAGTTGTTCTTCCCCGACATCGCTCAGGCTGAAAGTCTTCAGGGCGCCGGAGCGTACTGCATAAACGGAATCGAACGTGTCGCCCTGGCGAAACAGAAATTCGCCTTTTTTCAGCGGGCGACCACGTTTGACGATTTCGTCCAGCGCATCCATGTCTTCCAGATTCAGAGAAAGTGGCAGGCAGAGAGGGGCCAGGCTGCAATCCTTGCAATGGGCCTGGTTATGAGCGCGCAGTTTAACTGGCTCGGACATTTCTTTGATCCTTGTGGGAAAACACACATAAGCCGTAAGGGTAACCCACGGGAGGACGTTCGGGCCAGCCTGCGGCAATTTATCCACAGGGGACTAGATCACGCGTGAAAAGCGCTGGCGATTGGTGAGTTCCAGATATGCATCGAACACCATGCACACCGAACGCACCAGCAGCCGGCCTGCGGGCTGCACGGTGATTCTTTCATTGTCCAACTTGATCAATCCGTCCTCGGCCATGTCCTGCAGTTGTGGCCAGAGCTCGCCGAAGTAACCGCGAAAATCGATGTTGAAGGCCTGCTCGATTTCCGCGAATTCCAGGTCGAAATGGCAAATCAGTTGCTGGATCACCGCTCTGCGCAAGCGATCATCGGCGTTGCACACCAGGCCACGGTTGGTGGCCAGCTGTGCGGACGCCAAAGCGTTCTGATACTGGTTCAGGTCGCTGCTGTTCTGGCAATACAAGTCGCCGATCTGGCTGATGGCCGATACCCCCAGACCGATCAGATCGCAATGACCATGGGTGGTGTAGCCCTGAAAGTTGCGTTGCAGGGTCGATTCTTCCTGGGCAATCGCCAATTCATCGTCGGGCAGGGCGAAGTGGTCCATGCCGATGTAGCGATAACCGGCGGCCGTCAGTTGTTCGATGGTGCGCTGGAGCATTTCCAGCTTCTGCGCCGGCGCCGGTAGTTCGTTGCTGTTGATCCGCCGTTGCGGCATGAAGCGTTCCGGAAGATGGGCGTAGTTGAACACCGAGAGCCGGTCCGGTTGCAGGTTGATGACTTCGTCGACCGTGCGGGCGAAATTCTCGGGAGTCTGCTTCGGCAGACCGTAGATCAGATCAATATTGATCGAACGAAACTGCAGGGTTCGGGCAGCGTCGATCACCGCACGGGTTTCTTCCAGACTTTGCAGGCGATTGACTGCCCGTTGCACCGCCGGGTCGAGGTCTTGCAAGCCGATGCTGACCCGGTTGAAGCCCAGTTCCCGGAGCAGGCCCATGGTCGACCAGTCGGCCTCGCGAGGGTCGATCTCGATGCCATAGTCACCGGAATCGTTGTCCAGCAGGTTGAAATGCTTACGCAACTGGGCCATCAGTTGGCGCAGTTCATCGTGACTGAGAAAGGTCGGTGTACCACCGCCGAAATGCAGTTGCTCGACTTTTTGCGCGGGGTCGAGGTGGCAGGCAATCAGCTGGATTTCCTGCTCCAGGCGCTGCAAATAGGGCAGGGCGCGGCCGCGGTCCTTGGTGATGACTTTGTTGCAGGCGCAGTAGTAGCAAATGTTCGCGCAGAACGGCACATGCACATACAGCGATAATGGCCGCAGGGCCTTGCGGCTGTCGCGCAGGGCGTGAAACAGGTCGAAGGTGCCGACCTGGCTGTCGAATTGCACGGCGGTCGGGTACGAGGTGTAGCGCGGTCCCGCCAGGTCGTAACGGCGGATCAGATCTGTGTCCCAACGAATGGCGTCGAGCATGCGGGCATTCCCCCGGATAGGCTGGCAGTGTCGGCGAGTCTAGGGGCTGCGGCGTTGCGGCATCTTGATTTGCATCAACGGTGATTGGATGTGCGCCGCACTTTTGTAGCAGCTGCCGAAGGCTGCGTTCGAGGACGAAGTCCTCGCAAGAACGGCTACCCGGTATACCTGAAATGTTGAGGTGAATGGTTTACGACGGCTTCGCCGCCGAACGCAGCCTTCGGCAGCTGCTACAAGGGGCGCGTTGATCTAATGCCCCATGAGCCAATGCTGATGCGGCCCCGGCAAGGTCCAGATGCCGAAAACCATTACCAGCAAGCCGCCGGTCATGCGCACGCTGCGTTTACGCAACAGCGCCGTGACCCGCTCGGCCGCCAGCCCTGTGGCGAGCAGCACCGGCCAGGTGCCCAGCCCGAATGCCAGCATCAGCAACGCACTGTCCAGCGCATTGCCCTGGCTCGCCGACCACAGCAACGTGCTGTAAACCAGCCCGCACGGCAGCCAGCCCCACAGCGCGCCGAGCAGCAAGGCGCGGGGCAGGTTCGAGACCGGTAAGAGTTTGTTGGCAACCGGCTGGATGTGCCGCCACAGGCCGCGACCCAGGCTTTCGATGCGGGTCAGGCCGCTCCACCAGCCGGCCAGGTACAACCCCATGGCGATCAGCAGCAACCCGGCGAGGATGCGCATGAACATCGCCGCCGGGCTATTGGCCACGGCCCAGCCAGCCAGGCCGATCAACAGGCCGGCAGCGGCGTAGCTGAGGATTCGCCCCAGGTTGTAGGCCAGCAACAGTCGAAAGCGCCGGCTGCGTTGTTCCTTGGGGATGGCCAGCGTCAACGCGCCCATCAAGCCGCCGCACATACCCAGGCAATGACCGCCGCCGAGCAGGCCGAGAATCAACGCAGACACCAGCAGTGGCGCCAAATCAAGCATGGGGCGGCGCCTTGTCGTCCGGTTTGGCCGGATGGCCGCTGGCCTCGTCGACCGCTGCCTTGTGGTTCGGGTCCTGATCGTCGAACAGGATGCTGTGGGCCGGGCCGTCGAGGTCATCGTACTGACCGCTATCGACCGCCCAGAAGAAGATATAGATAGCGATGGCCACGATCAGCAGCGCGGCCGGGATCATCACGTAGAGCGCTGGCATATGGACTCCATGCCCGCGCGGCTCAGGCCGGCAGCGGACGGGTTTCTGGCGTGGCGCTGGCGGCAGGCGCGCTCGGCAGGCGAGTCAGGCGCAAAGCATTCAACACCACGGTCAACGAACTGATGGACATGCCGACCGCGGCCCATACCGGAGTGATCCAGCCGAGGGCGGCGAATGGCAACATGAGGCCATTGTACAGTGCTGCCCACAGCAAGTTCTCGATGATGACCCGACGGGTGCGCCGAGCCAGACTGAAGGCCTGCACCAGCGCGTCGAGGCGGTTCGACAGCAGCACCGCATCGGCACTGGTTTTCGCCAGATCGGTGGCCGAGCCCATCGCCACGCTGATGTCGGCGGCGGCCAGCACCGGCACATCGTTGACTCCGTCACCGAGCATCAACACCTTGCGGCCTTCCTGGTGCAGCTGTTGCAACACCTGCAATTTATCGTCCGGACGCAAACCGCCACGGGCCTCGTCGATGCCCAATTCGGCGGCGACGCTGGCGACCATCGGCGAGCTGTCGCCGGACAGCAGCAAGGTGCGCCAGCCGCGAGCCTTGCAGGCCGCCAGCAGGGCGGGGGCGTCGGCGCGCAAACGGTCGTCGAGGACGAACCACGCCAGTGGTCCCTGGCTGTCGCCGAGCAGCAGCCATTGTCCGGGCTCATCGGGCATCACCGGCATTTGAGCACCGCTGAGCTCGCAGACAAAACCCGGTTGGCCAATGCGCAGGCGTTGCGCGCCGACCAAGCCTTCGAGACCCAGGCCCGGCGTGCTGTGGACCTCTTCGGCGGCCAGCGGCGCGCGGCCAAAAGCCCGGGCGATCGGGTGTTCGGAACGGTTTTCCAGGGCGGCGGCGAGGCCCAGGCATTGATCGCTCGCCAGCGCCCCAAGCGGCCGGATCGAACGCAAGGCCAGCCGACCTTCGGTGAGGGTGCCGGTCTTGTCGAAAATCACCGTGTCGATCTGGTTCAGGCCTTCCAGTACATGGCCGCGTGTCAGCAAAAGCCCCAGTTTGTGCAGCGTGCCGGTGGCGGCGGTAAGGGCGGTCGGCGTGGCCAGGGACAAGGCGCACGGGCAGGTCGCAACCAGCATCGCCAGGACAATCCAGAACGCTCGCGATGAATCCAGCTCCCACCAGAGCAGGCCGATGGCGGCCACTGCGATAAGCGTCAGCAGCAAGAACCACTGCGCGGCGCGGTCGGCGATTTCCGCCAGTCGCGGCTTTTCGGCCTGGGCGCGATCCAGCAGGCGGACGATGGCCGACAGGCGCGTGTCCTGACCCAGCGCCAGGACTTCCACGGTCAACGCACCCTCGACGTTCAGGGTGCCGGCGGTGACAGCGTCACCCAGGGTCCGTGGTTGCGGCAGGTATTCGCCGGTGAGCAGGGATTCGTCGATGCTCGACTGACCGTCGAGGATCTTGCCGTCGGCCGGCAGGATCGCACCGGGGTGCACCAACACCTGATCGCCCACGCGTAACTCGCTGAGCAGAATCCGCTCGCTCTGGCCGTCGGCACTCAGCCGCAGGCAGGAGGCGGGCAACAGATTGACCAGTTGTGCGGTCGCGGCGGCGGTTCGTTCCCGGGCGCGGCGTTCCAGATAACGCCCGGCCAGCAGGAACAGTGCGAACATCCCTACCGCATCGAAATACAGTTCGCCGACCCCGGTGATCGAGGTCCAGATCCCGGCGATATACGCGCTGCCGATCGCCAGTGACACCGAGACGTCCATGGTCAGGTGCCGGGTGCGCAGATCGCGCATCGCCCCTTTGAAGAACGGCGCGCAGCTGTAAAACACAATGGGCGTGGTGAGAAACAGTGCGACCCAGCGCAGGATGGTGTGCAGCTCGGGGCTGAGGTCGATGTTGAATTCCGGCCAGGTGGCCATGGTTGCCATCATTGCCTGGAACCACAACAGCCCGGCAACGCCGAGTTGGCGCAGGGCCAGACGGTTTTCGCTGGCCAGTTGTTCGCTGGCGCGGTCGGTCTGGTACGGGTGAGCGGCGTAACCGATGTGGCGCAATTCGCTGAGCACCTGGCTCAACGGCAATTGCGCGTCGGCCCAGCGCACGTGCAGGCGATGGTTGGACAGGTTCAGGCGCGCCTCGGCCACCGCCGGCAGGCTGCGAAGATGCTTTTCAATCAGCCAGCCGCAGGCGGCGCAACTGATGCCTTCCATCAACAGGGTGGTTTCGGCGAGTTCGCCTTCGTGGCGGACAAAGGGTTGTTGCACATCGGCGCGATCATACAGCGCCAACTCGTCTACCAACTGCACCGGCAAGGCTTCGGGGTTGGCCGAGGCTTCGCTGCGATGCTGGTAGTAACTTTCCAGCCCACCGGCCACGATGGCCTCGGCCACTGCCTGGCACCCCGGGCAGCAGAACTCGCGGGTATCCCCGAGGACGGCGGCGGTGAAGCGGCTGCCGGCCGGGACGGGCAGGGCGCAGTGGTAGCAGGGGGTTGGGGTGGTCATGAGGTTTTCACTAGTGCCGATGAATCTCTGTCGTCAGGTAGGGCCTCTTCGCGAGCAAGCCCGCTCCCACATTGGATCTGCGTCGTACACGAAGTGTGGGTACACCAATGATCCAATGTGGGAGCGGGCTTGCTCGCGAATGCGCGAAGCGCAGCTTTTTACTTCTTCAGGTCTTCGGCGCCTTGCAGCGGCTCATCACCCAGCAACAGATCCTTGGCATGGCTGACCTGTTCTTCCTCGAACATGCGCCAGGTCTTGTCGTCCTGCACACCCAACAATTCAACAAAGCGTCGGCCTTCAACCTTGTCGCTCAGCTGGCCGATGTAGCGGCCCTGTTCGGTTTCGCTGCGGGCCAGGGTGATCTTGCGATCCTTCTCCGGCTGGGTCGGCGAAATCAGGTTCAGTTCAAGGGTTGCAGGTGTGCTGTTGCCGCTCAGGCGCAGGTCGACTTCGCCGGTCAACTCATCCAGGTGCACGCTGGCACGCAGCTGCAGAGTCTGGGCCAGCAGTTCACGGTCCAGGGAACGGTTGATGCCTTTGCCGGCCTCGTAATAGTTGTCATTGACCAGGTTGTCCGGGTGATTCACCGCGATGGTCACCATCGACAGGGTCAAGGTCACCGAGCAGGCCAGGATGGCGATGATGATCCATGGCCAAAGGTGCTTGTACCAGGGACTGGCGGCAGTTGCTGCGGGCATGATCACTTCTCTCAACGAATTTGTGGGCCGATGAATCGGCTCTTGGCTTCAACGTGGACGCTGGCGTCCTCGGCATCCTTGAGGATGAATTTCACCTCGTTGGTGCTCGACGGCAGTTGCTCCGGTGAGCTGGACAACTCGACCGGCTGGCTGAAAATTTCCCCGGCCGCGACTTTGATCTCGCGCTTGCCTTGCAGCTTGAGGTCCGGCAGGCCGGTGGCTTCCAGCACGTAGGTGTGGTCGCGCTGGTCCTTGTTCATGATCTTCAGGCTGTAGACGTTTTCGATCCGGCCTTCGGCGTTTTCGCGATACAGCACGCGGTCCTTGCTGACATCGAAACCGACCAGCGAACGCATGAAGAACGCGGTCACCAGCAACGCGATCATGGTCAGCAACACCAGGGCGTAGCCGATCAGGCGCGGGCGTAGTTTATGGGTTTTTTGCCCCGACAGGTTGTGTTCGGTGGTGTAGCTGATCAGGCCGCGCGGGTA includes these proteins:
- a CDS encoding NADP-dependent oxidoreductase — protein: MPQALTLNQRIVLVSRPVGAPTPENFRLERVTLPDLADGQVLLKSLYLSLDPYMRGRMSDAPSYAAPVEIGEVMTGGAVSRVERSLHPKFQVGDLVVGATGWQSHSISDGRNIIPVPSGLQSPSMALGVLGMPGMTAYMGLMDIGQPKEGETLVVAAASGAVGSVVGQVAKIKGLRVVGVAGGAQKCRYVVEELGFDACIDHKRPDFADELALACFKGVDIYFENVGGKVFDAVLPLLNPKARIPLCGLIASYNAHETPSGPDRLPQLQRTLLTRRVRIQGFIVFDDYGDRQPEFTSAMAPWVRDGKVKFREDVVDGLENAPEAFIGLLEGRNFGKLVVRVE
- the recR gene encoding recombination mediator RecR; the encoded protein is MSFSPLIRQLIDALRILPGVGQKTAQRMALQLLERDRSGGSRLAQALSQAMEGVGHCRLCRTLTEDDLCPQCADPRRDDTLLCVVEGPMDVYAVEQTGFRGRYFVLKGHLSPLDGLGPEAIGIPQLMARIEEAGTFTEVILATNPTVEGEATAHYIAQLLSNKGLIASRIAHGVPLGGELELVDGGTLAHSFAGRKPISL
- a CDS encoding adenine phosphoribosyltransferase → MVIDSFDIKSLIRPVIDFPKPGVIFRDITPLFQSPKALRLVMDSFAHRYVEADFTHIGAMDARGFLIGSIVAYQLNKPLVLFRKQGKLPADVLAEGYATEYGEAFLEVHADSLCEGDSVVLFDDLIATGGTLIAAANLVRRMGARVHEAAAIIDLPELGGSQRLEDVGIPTFCLTQFALSDK
- the fnr gene encoding fumarate/nitrate reduction transcriptional regulator Fnr, with protein sequence MSEPVKLRAHNQAHCKDCSLAPLCLPLSLNLEDMDALDEIVKRGRPLKKGEFLFRQGDTFDSVYAVRSGALKTFSLSDVGEEQLTGFHLPSELVGLSGMDTEKHPVSAQALETTSVCEIPFERLDELALQLPQLRRQLMRVMSREIRDDQQMMLLLSKKTADERIATFLVNLSARFRARGFSANQFRLSMSRNEIGNYLGLAVETVSRVFTRFQQNELIAAEGKEIHILDPIQLCALAGGSLDG
- the hemN gene encoding oxygen-independent coproporphyrinogen III oxidase, which codes for MLDAIRWDTDLIRRYDLAGPRYTSYPTAVQFDSQVGTFDLFHALRDSRKALRPLSLYVHVPFCANICYYCACNKVITKDRGRALPYLQRLEQEIQLIACHLDPAQKVEQLHFGGGTPTFLSHDELRQLMAQLRKHFNLLDNDSGDYGIEIDPREADWSTMGLLRELGFNRVSIGLQDLDPAVQRAVNRLQSLEETRAVIDAARTLQFRSINIDLIYGLPKQTPENFARTVDEVINLQPDRLSVFNYAHLPERFMPQRRINSNELPAPAQKLEMLQRTIEQLTAAGYRYIGMDHFALPDDELAIAQEESTLQRNFQGYTTHGHCDLIGLGVSAISQIGDLYCQNSSDLNQYQNALASAQLATNRGLVCNADDRLRRAVIQQLICHFDLEFAEIEQAFNIDFRGYFGELWPQLQDMAEDGLIKLDNERITVQPAGRLLVRSVCMVFDAYLELTNRQRFSRVI
- a CDS encoding sulfite exporter TauE/SafE family protein; this encodes MLDLAPLLVSALILGLLGGGHCLGMCGGLMGALTLAIPKEQRSRRFRLLLAYNLGRILSYAAAGLLIGLAGWAVANSPAAMFMRILAGLLLIAMGLYLAGWWSGLTRIESLGRGLWRHIQPVANKLLPVSNLPRALLLGALWGWLPCGLVYSTLLWSASQGNALDSALLMLAFGLGTWPVLLATGLAAERVTALLRKRSVRMTGGLLVMVFGIWTLPGPHQHWLMGH
- the ccoS gene encoding cbb3-type cytochrome oxidase assembly protein CcoS; translation: MPALYVMIPAALLIVAIAIYIFFWAVDSGQYDDLDGPAHSILFDDQDPNHKAAVDEASGHPAKPDDKAPPHA
- a CDS encoding heavy metal translocating P-type ATPase; this translates as MTTPTPCYHCALPVPAGSRFTAAVLGDTREFCCPGCQAVAEAIVAGGLESYYQHRSEASANPEALPVQLVDELALYDRADVQQPFVRHEGELAETTLLMEGISCAACGWLIEKHLRSLPAVAEARLNLSNHRLHVRWADAQLPLSQVLSELRHIGYAAHPYQTDRASEQLASENRLALRQLGVAGLLWFQAMMATMATWPEFNIDLSPELHTILRWVALFLTTPIVFYSCAPFFKGAMRDLRTRHLTMDVSVSLAIGSAYIAGIWTSITGVGELYFDAVGMFALFLLAGRYLERRARERTAAATAQLVNLLPASCLRLSADGQSERILLSELRVGDQVLVHPGAILPADGKILDGQSSIDESLLTGEYLPQPRTLGDAVTAGTLNVEGALTVEVLALGQDTRLSAIVRLLDRAQAEKPRLAEIADRAAQWFLLLTLIAVAAIGLLWWELDSSRAFWIVLAMLVATCPCALSLATPTALTAATGTLHKLGLLLTRGHVLEGLNQIDTVIFDKTGTLTEGRLALRSIRPLGALASDQCLGLAAALENRSEHPIARAFGRAPLAAEEVHSTPGLGLEGLVGAQRLRIGQPGFVCELSGAQMPVMPDEPGQWLLLGDSQGPLAWFVLDDRLRADAPALLAACKARGWRTLLLSGDSSPMVASVAAELGIDEARGGLRPDDKLQVLQQLHQEGRKVLMLGDGVNDVPVLAAADISVAMGSATDLAKTSADAVLLSNRLDALVQAFSLARRTRRVIIENLLWAALYNGLMLPFAALGWITPVWAAVGMSISSLTVVLNALRLTRLPSAPAASATPETRPLPA
- a CDS encoding FixH family protein, which gives rise to MPAATAASPWYKHLWPWIIIAILACSVTLTLSMVTIAVNHPDNLVNDNYYEAGKGINRSLDRELLAQTLQLRASVHLDELTGEVDLRLSGNSTPATLELNLISPTQPEKDRKITLARSETEQGRYIGQLSDKVEGRRFVELLGVQDDKTWRMFEEEQVSHAKDLLLGDEPLQGAEDLKK